A part of Citrifermentans bremense genomic DNA contains:
- a CDS encoding response regulator → MEKRKKLGEIFVENGVITEKTVERMLAVSKRLNKRFGTVLEDLELVTGEELAAALAIQYGCRVASNFSGYSFAPELLATIPVDVAMQNNIFPLKLDNNRLALAMADPTETRVVRNISANHGLSITPFIATRKEIYSAICRNYLQKEVCSSAVQTVLVVEDDKLIGTMFGDFLSRQGYRVVFASDGLEAYKAVLTEKPQVVLTDLMMPKLDGFGLFDALHTIPEFSSIPVILITGSMRPEDEVKAFDRGFFDFIEKPVKEGTLITRVKRALQFHQRKYQIP, encoded by the coding sequence ATGGAAAAGAGAAAGAAACTAGGCGAAATATTTGTGGAAAACGGCGTGATCACCGAGAAAACGGTGGAGCGGATGCTTGCCGTTTCCAAGCGCCTCAACAAGCGCTTCGGCACCGTGCTGGAGGACCTGGAGCTTGTAACCGGGGAGGAGCTTGCTGCGGCTCTGGCGATCCAGTATGGCTGCCGGGTGGCGAGCAACTTCTCGGGCTACTCCTTTGCGCCGGAGCTGCTGGCGACCATACCCGTCGACGTCGCCATGCAGAACAACATCTTCCCGCTCAAGCTCGACAACAACAGGCTGGCGCTGGCCATGGCCGACCCCACCGAAACGCGGGTGGTGAGAAACATATCGGCCAACCACGGCTTGAGCATCACCCCCTTCATCGCGACCCGCAAGGAGATCTACTCCGCCATCTGCAGGAACTACCTGCAGAAGGAGGTCTGCTCATCCGCGGTGCAGACGGTGCTCGTGGTCGAGGACGACAAGCTGATCGGCACCATGTTCGGCGACTTCCTGAGCCGCCAGGGGTACCGGGTCGTCTTCGCCTCGGACGGGCTGGAGGCGTACAAGGCGGTTTTGACAGAAAAGCCGCAGGTAGTGCTGACGGACCTGATGATGCCCAAGCTGGACGGTTTCGGCCTCTTCGACGCGCTGCACACCATCCCGGAGTTCTCCTCCATCCCGGTGATACTGATCACGGGGTCGATGCGTCCAGAGGACGAGGTGAAGGCCTTCGATAGGGGGTTCTTCGATTTCATCGAAAAGCCGGTCAAGGAAGGTACCTTGATCACCCGGGTGAAAAGAGCGCTTCAGTTCCACCAGCGGAAGTACCAGATCCCCTGA
- a CDS encoding DUF362 domain-containing protein — translation MAHTISDECINCGACDDSCPVNAISEAGNKRTIAADTCIDCGACVDTCPVSAISA, via the coding sequence TTGGCACATACCATCAGCGACGAATGCATCAACTGCGGCGCCTGTGACGATTCCTGCCCGGTCAACGCAATCAGCGAGGCTGGCAACAAAAGGACCATCGCTGCAGATACCTGCATCGACTGCGGCGCTTGCGTAGACACCTGCCCGGTGAGCGCAATCTCGGCCTAA
- a CDS encoding DNA gyrase inhibitor YacG, translating to MNAITTIKCPQCRKETTLTGNPYRPFCSQRCKMIDLGTWADEGYRIPGEKAPESGDDESGEQ from the coding sequence ATGAACGCCATCACGACCATAAAATGCCCGCAGTGCCGCAAGGAAACCACCCTCACCGGCAACCCTTACCGACCCTTCTGCTCGCAGAGGTGCAAGATGATCGATCTCGGCACCTGGGCGGACGAAGGTTACCGCATCCCCGGCGAAAAGGCCCCCGAGAGTGGGGACGACGAGTCCGGGGAGCAGTAG
- a CDS encoding SPOR domain-containing protein, producing the protein MRLDYSDKVAALRESPERKPLQKPAPKNRPRKAPLGLFAFLSALLLLGATFGAGVFTGWLLFRGSGKPAAAGSPTATVQAKQAQVPPPAAPGAPVPETPLTFYKTLPSGGHGAMGSGVNLKLSDPPPQSKAVPAAPAAKAAEGTPSETKSAPEKGAPEKGTAEKQEPQKQEPAKAPAAAETRYLVQIASYRDKKEAETAQSKLSAKGVAAYLAESRVQGKGVWYRLRVGRHLSKAEAEQLAAKLGSGATALSE; encoded by the coding sequence ATGCGGCTCGATTACAGCGATAAGGTCGCAGCCCTGAGGGAGAGCCCGGAGCGAAAGCCCTTGCAGAAGCCGGCGCCCAAGAACCGGCCGAGAAAGGCTCCGCTCGGGCTTTTCGCCTTCCTGTCGGCACTGCTTCTCCTGGGAGCCACCTTCGGCGCCGGCGTTTTCACCGGTTGGCTCCTCTTCAGGGGGAGCGGCAAGCCCGCGGCTGCCGGGAGCCCCACCGCTACAGTCCAGGCGAAGCAGGCACAGGTTCCGCCGCCGGCCGCTCCCGGTGCCCCTGTTCCCGAGACACCGCTCACCTTTTACAAGACCCTCCCCTCTGGCGGGCACGGCGCGATGGGAAGCGGGGTGAACCTGAAGCTCTCCGATCCCCCCCCTCAGTCCAAGGCTGTGCCGGCTGCTCCCGCCGCGAAGGCTGCGGAAGGGACCCCGTCCGAGACCAAGTCCGCGCCTGAGAAGGGGGCTCCAGAGAAGGGTACGGCCGAAAAACAGGAACCCCAGAAGCAGGAACCGGCCAAGGCTCCTGCCGCGGCAGAGACACGGTACCTGGTGCAGATCGCCTCTTACCGGGACAAGAAGGAGGCAGAGACGGCCCAGTCGAAGCTTTCGGCCAAGGGGGTCGCTGCCTATCTCGCGGAGTCCAGGGTGCAAGGCAAGGGGGTCTGGTACCGGTTGCGGGTAGGGCGGCACCTTTCCAAAGCCGAGGCGGAGCAACTTGCGGCGAAGTTGGGAAGCGGAGCCACCGCTCTTTCCGAGTAG
- the gltX gene encoding glutamate--tRNA ligase, translated as MSQVRLRFAPSPTGYLHVGGARTALFNWLLARKQQGKFILRIEDTDVARSTQESVDAILEGMTWLGLDWDEGPFYQSDNFPLYKEYVEKLIAAGKAYKCYCSAEELEAKREKALKEGGKPKYDGTCRNLPQGPDDGRPYVVRFKAPQEGTTFWNDLIKGKISFENAELDDLIIQRTDGTPTYNFVVVIDDATMGITTVIRGDDHVNNTPRQILLYEALEVPVPQFAHVPMILGADKARLSKRHGATSVMAYRDMGFLPEAMVNYLVRLGWSYGDEEIFSLEDLIQKFSIENVGRSAGVFNPDKLLWLNAHYIKNGDPVRLAGLLVPFLKERGVADTAGGPELSAVVKTLQERAKTMLELADGALFYYQQELTYDEKGVAKFFNAETPALLRALLEKLRGAGELTTAGIEGAFKELCEEKGIKLGQIGPAVRLALSGSTASPGIYEMIEVLGLEETGRRLERAIAKLC; from the coding sequence ATGTCACAAGTACGCCTCCGTTTCGCACCCAGCCCGACCGGGTACCTCCACGTAGGGGGAGCGCGCACCGCGCTTTTCAACTGGCTTTTGGCGAGAAAGCAGCAGGGGAAGTTCATCTTGAGGATCGAGGACACCGACGTCGCCCGTTCCACCCAGGAGTCGGTTGACGCCATCCTGGAGGGTATGACCTGGCTGGGGCTCGACTGGGACGAGGGGCCCTTCTACCAGTCGGACAACTTCCCGCTCTACAAGGAGTACGTAGAGAAGCTGATCGCCGCCGGGAAAGCGTACAAGTGCTATTGCAGCGCCGAGGAGCTTGAGGCCAAGCGCGAGAAGGCGCTAAAGGAAGGGGGAAAGCCCAAGTACGACGGGACCTGCCGCAACCTCCCGCAAGGCCCTGACGACGGGCGCCCCTACGTGGTCCGCTTCAAGGCGCCCCAGGAGGGGACCACCTTCTGGAACGATCTGATCAAGGGGAAGATCTCTTTCGAGAACGCCGAACTGGACGACCTGATCATCCAGCGCACCGACGGGACCCCCACCTACAACTTCGTGGTGGTGATCGACGACGCCACCATGGGGATCACCACGGTCATCCGCGGTGACGACCACGTCAACAACACTCCGCGTCAGATCCTCCTGTACGAGGCGCTGGAGGTGCCGGTGCCCCAGTTCGCCCACGTCCCCATGATCCTCGGCGCCGACAAGGCGAGACTTTCGAAACGGCACGGGGCGACCTCGGTCATGGCCTACCGCGACATGGGCTTTCTTCCCGAGGCGATGGTCAACTACCTGGTCCGCCTGGGCTGGAGCTACGGCGACGAGGAGATCTTCTCGCTCGAGGACCTGATCCAGAAGTTCTCCATCGAGAACGTGGGACGCTCCGCCGGGGTCTTCAACCCCGACAAGCTTTTGTGGCTCAACGCCCACTACATCAAGAACGGCGACCCGGTGCGCCTGGCCGGGCTCCTGGTCCCCTTCCTGAAGGAGCGTGGCGTAGCCGATACCGCGGGCGGACCGGAGCTTTCGGCCGTGGTCAAGACGCTGCAGGAGAGGGCCAAGACCATGCTGGAGTTGGCCGACGGCGCCCTGTTCTACTACCAGCAGGAACTCACCTACGACGAGAAGGGGGTCGCCAAGTTCTTCAACGCGGAGACGCCGGCGCTGCTCAGGGCGCTGCTGGAGAAATTGCGCGGAGCGGGGGAACTCACCACCGCCGGCATCGAGGGGGCGTTCAAGGAGCTTTGCGAGGAGAAGGGGATCAAGCTCGGGCAGATAGGCCCCGCCGTGAGGCTCGCGCTGTCGGGTTCGACCGCTTCGCCCGGTATCTACGAGATGATCGAGGTGCTGGGGCTGGAAGAGACCGGCAGGCGCCTGGAGCGGGCCATAGCCAAACTCTGCTAG